Part of the Benincasa hispida cultivar B227 chromosome 12, ASM972705v1, whole genome shotgun sequence genome is shown below.
ATTTCTATTCCTTAAAAATGTGTAGAAAGTGCAGTTCCTTACGTAGCTTCCTCCAACTAACTATTGTGTTCTTCGAAGCGTTCTATTGAAGATCATGACCATTTGTAATTACACTACCATAAAGGGAAAAATAACCCCATCCAGAAGAAGCCATAGGAGATAGACGACTAGGCTTTGATGGTGTAGTGATTTGGACTCACTTTCGGGTCTCAACAAGACATGGGAATAAGAGTGACCAGCTGACCATCTGTTTTCAATTATTGTAAACCAGGGAAGTATATGAGAGAAAGATGACCTTGATCACACACCACACGTACTAAAATACCATGATTATTTTGGATGCAAAGAAGTATAAGAACTCAGAAGAAAATTTCATATAGGAATTGTAACACAGAATGTTTAACAACCAATAATACCTTGATTAACGTTGCCATTTTTTAAGGagaaaccatgcttttgaaaaaaaatgaatgcatACAAGGACATACAAAAAATAAGCCTCCACCCAAATGAAGTCAATCTATAACAAAAAGGGCTACAAtcaaccaaaataaaatctaaagaataattacaaaaatcctTAAACATTGAACCTCAAAGAGAAACAAGAAACCTAAAGGTCTGTTTGATAGGTAACTCAGATTCTGTTTTATGTTATCAGATTCACTGAATTCAGTGAATATGTGTTTGGTTGGCTGGTTGAATTTTATTTCCAAAAACTGTTTTCGAATTCTGTGATCCAGATAGtgcaaattctgaaaacaacttttttatgtttttaagtatccaaattttgaattcaaaattttaaaatgcagaattatattaaaaatgataaaaacaataacaattacactatttcatattacaaactcaattatttttgttaaatttaaaatatgtaatatactatatctattatatgatattacaaaataataattatacaataattttaacataaaacaagttcaaaaattaattagtaatggTTTATATTCAACCTAGTATTTAGTGAATAACTAAATATATCTTCAatcacattttgaaaatttgtttaaattgaaatttaatttctaaatctgCTACCAAATACATacttgaaaacatgaaatacaactctgTTTTAATTGAATtacttgttttcaaatttctgtTTTCAGATCGTCTACCAAACAAGCCCTAAGGGATTCGTTTTccttttctaaagaaaaaaaaaacaaaaaacctaaGAGACCAATCATCCTCCGATCTCTTTCAACCGCTCTAAAGATTTTGTTGTTCCCTCAACCCAAAAGCCCTAAGCCTTGCAAATTCGCACAAATGCCAACAGGCCAAAGAAAATGCTccttgtcacaatagagagtgtgAAGGAGCTCCAACCCCTCAACTGTAGAACTACACCCTCTAGGCCAGGCTAAGAAGAAACCAAATTCTTAAAAGGAGAGGAATCCATAGACTATTTGCCTCCCTGAGAAGATAGATGATTGACTTTATCCCCCTCTTTGTTGTTCATGAACTTTATCCCCTCTTTGTTGTTCATGAACTTTATCCCCTTGTTGTTGTTCATGGACTTTATCCCCTTCTTGCTGCTGCCTGTGCTTCAAAGGACAGGAATCCATAGATCATTTGCTGTTGAGAGGAATCAATAGATCATTTCATTGCTCTTTTGTGACCAAAGGTTGGCTATTTATTCTAAATGAGTTTGGACTGTGTATTTGGTTGCCTGAGAAGATAGACAATTGACTGATTGAGGCTTTGATAGGGAGCTGCTTCAAAGGAAAGGCCAAGGTTTTGTGGGATTGTGCAGTTAAAGCAATGGTTTGGTTATCTTGGAAAGAAAGAAATCATCGTCATTGGAACTTTTAGAACAACTTCAATTTAGAAGATTCTTTTGTCTAAGAATATAGCACTTGGCTTGGTGGAGTTCAAGTAAAAGATTATTGGAGTTTTTATAGTCTTGCCTCGATTATTAGAAATTGGAAGgatttttttgtaataattttccCTTTTGGGAAGGGGATCTCTCTGCCCCTTACCCCTTAGTTGTTCTTCCTCATACAGAGGATTAAACATTACCATGTTCGAAAAGCATATTCACAACACCATAGGAGGTGGTAAGGATCCTCCTTTGCACCTTTGCAGGGGATTAAACATTACGGCCTTATCATGACAGTCAACTTCCTCTAAACTAAATCCAGGGCATTAACTCTTACATGAAGGACCTGCTACACAAAAAGATTTAGAAACTTTAATCTTCCATAGCAAGGAAAAGATGAGGTGACTAAGATGAGAGGGATTCACCAAACACCATAAAAAAGAATTGAACATCCCAAGGGGTTGTGGGATAGACCCCTCTGCTCCTTGTTCTCTCTTTTGAATCATTTATCGTCCTTCAGCAATCATATGGCTGCTTCGATTTACCCAACAAGGCCTCATTTCAGGGCATGAGATTGCCTATACGGCTATACCTAAACCCCCAAAATTCAATAGCTTGGCCACCACATTCCACCTCACTAAATGAGACCACTCCCCCCTCATCAACCCCTTTCCATAAGAAATTCCTCGTAAACTTCTCCAAAGTTATATTGATTGATCTAGAACCTTAACAAGGAGAGTGTTTTGATAAGAATAAGCCTACCTCCTTTAGTCGAATAGCAATATCAATACCACTACTCGAAAAGAAAATCTGCATAATCGCTAGAATTAAGTTCTGGAAATTATAAGAATTTGTGTCAGAAAGTACCTTCAGCAATATCATGAACAAGGGCTATCTTGATACACCTGATCAAAGGACAACAAGGACAGAGAGAAACAAAGTTCAATAGAAAGACCTATATAGAATGTTAAAGGCCTGAAGAAGGGCAACCTTTCTCTGTTCACTCCTGGAAGATCACCGGCTATCAAACTCATCAAAGCCATGCGGTACATATGATCAGCAATTGATTCGGGACCATTTATTCCATGATTGATCCAGCCCTTTCTCTTTGTAGTCTACAAGTAAAAGAGAATAGCCAAATGATTACTACCTCTAATGGAGATAATTTTCAGACCACCTCGTTCTCCCATTACGCATAAACAAATATCAGTTCTTTTGCCAACAATGAAAAGAAACTGAAAATGAATTCTCATTGGCCAAATAATCCAAAAATCTCTACTGACCCAAAAAAAGCAACAAAACCCACTTACCTACCATGTAGTTCATTTGATATTCTCCAAGAATCagacaaaaagaaaagtttaacGAATTCTTTAGAATATGAATCAAGAAAATCCCCTCCTCCCCCTAAAACTGAGCGGATACCTTAAGCCGATGGCACAATGTGAGGAAATCGATAACCGATGACGACGACGGTGACGGCGAACCAGTGGAGCCGAAGGAAGTTCCGGAATGGTCCAAACCAAGGGGCTGCTGGGATCCATAGCCATCAGTACTCGGCGGCTGAGCACGAAGTGAGACAAGGGTCCGCCAGGGGAAAGCAGAGGTGGACACAGGGCGCAAGAAGATGCGAGAAACGAAAGCGAAGGAGGAACGAGGCAGTGAGGGAAGCGGCGAAGGAGCGAGATGGGTCGACGAATTAACAGCCATTGGTGAAGAAGAGCGAGATGGATGGAAGAATTTGGGGAAGAATGTGAAGGGGAAAAACGAAAGCGGCAGAAATGAGTTTGGGTAATGGATTTAGAGAGCGATGAAATAGGGTCCGGAGTTGGTGGTGTTGGCGTGTCTTTTGGCCGTAGGAAGAAAGAGAACCACCGCAAGAAAGGGGCTGTGTTCCCACAACAAAGCACGTGCCGCTAACAACGATGTCTGTTCTGTTCTCGGAAATTTCTCTTTCTTCCCTCGTTTCTTGGCTTTTCTTCAATGGAACATTCATGGTATATTTGGCATCTCCCTAATcattataaaacaattacatttttgatacaccatttttttttttttttacttatattGCATTTTGATGTATATACTCtcaaatttgtaatatttatttTGACGTATATACTCtcaaatttgtaatattttagGTGTAATTTATGCTACATCCAATCTTCAACCATCCCTTcatcataaaatgaaaaatatttaaaaatattataaatatcattgtGGTGGATAAAATTAAACCCAAATAGTATAATTAAATCTAAGTTTTAGGTAAAGGCAATTGAGCTAAGAAGGTGGACTAAGGAAAGCCAGTCAAGCTCGATAGGCAACCCAAGAATGGAAGCCAAGCTAATAGACTTTCAAATGGCTTTTGACTAAAGGAATATTGTATCTTGTGCATATTGAATAATATATGTATAGTTAAGATGGTTATTTTTAAGACTGTTTAGTTACCTATTTTAAAGCAATAttgtatcatttttttttttttttgtcatacaTTAGATTTTCAAGAAAACGAAAAATTAATGGAAACCTCTTTTAAGATGGTTATTTTAAAGACTATTTAGTTACCTAATTCCATTTGTGCAGCTCAATTATTAGAGAGTATAACACATTAATAATAATTGTTGGTAAATCGAAAGGCATACTTCCACCCAAAGGTCGAACACATTAAGGGTTGAAGTTTGTAACAGCCCGAATAATGATGGTTCAGGTAGAAAACGGATAAAATAATGATTAATGATGGCTTGGAAGCTGAATAGACAAGCTATGTTCGATTATTACATGGACGACCTATATAATTCAAGTGGTATCGTCAAAGAAAGGTATGCTTTTCAACCTATGTTAATTGTTACCAATTGACTCAAATTCAAACCCGATTCTAACTTGAGTATCGGAGTGGATTTGGCTCAACACCACACCGGTGTTAGCTTTACTCACTTTTCTTACAGGATATCCAGTTATTCTCTTCCAAATACAAATTTACCGTTGGTGCAAATTTCGGTATCAACAGTTGGCGCCGTCTGTGGGGAAAATAACAATGTCCGTTAGCCTTACCACCATACTTTGTGTTCGAACCATGAGTAGCAATATGAATAGAGAAAATCTCCCAACTGATTGGGATGATTAAGATCATGAACGTCACCCAAGGTGGCAACCCACACGTGTTCAAGAAGCTTACGTAGAGGCAGCCCATCGACTTGAAAATGAGCCAGCTCCGGAGTACGCGGCTCTAACTGCTAAGGTGGATAGCTTAGGTCAGAATTTGAGCCAGATTATGGAGATGCTCAGATGACCGAACCGTATCATCAAGGGCATCAAGAAAAATGTTATCCACTCTCCTGAGGAAAATAAGCGTGATGGGAAGCAAAGGTACAATTTGGGACAAAGCACCACCCTAGTGGCCCGAGACCCAGCCAAGGGTAAAGGTCCGGCAATTAAAGGGATGGGAGAATCTGAGGTTTCTGGACCAAAGGCCTCAGAGAGGTTGGTTCTAGGAGGAAATGATCGGCGTACAGACGGTCCGGGTCGGAAAAAGTAGACACTCATTGATCACCACTCTCGAACCCCTACTGTTCGAAACTATGCTCCGATTAAGAGCCAACCTAGAAGGTCTCACACATATCAGGGGTGATCAATGGCCCGAAAAGGTGACCAAGTGAAAGCTCGAAAGATGGAGTAGGTTGACAAATTTGACCTAGGTACAGACTTACAGGATCTTATCAATCAAAGGCGGAGGATACAGGCCGAGGATGACAGAGAAGTAGATAGTCGACCATAGGCAGTCGAGTTACAACGCATCCAAAACCAGCTAGGAGATATCAAAAAGGCTCAGGATCATGAGGGGATGGACCTAGATAATTTGTTGGATCAGGTAGACCTACCCTTTACCGATGAGATCATGCAGGAGCCGGTACCTCCCAAATTCAAGTTGCCAACCATAAAACCCTATGATGGATCGAAAGATCCAGTAAAGCACCTAGATACGTTTCGATCATCGATGGAACTCCATGGAGTCCGAGACGCTATTAAGTGTAGGGCATTCTTATTCACTTTGGCAGAACCCGCCCAGAAATTGTTTAGAAAGCTAAAAAGGAAATCGATAGCTAGCTAGGGCGTTCATTACTCAGTTCTTAGGAGTTCGAGATTAGAGAAAACCTCTCACTCATCTCCTCACCATTAAGCAAGGAAGAAATGAATCGTTGAGGGAATATGTTGCAAGATTCAACAGCGAAGCTTTGCAGATTGAAGGTTATACTGACGGTGCAGCTCTGACAGCCATTGTAGCAGGACTCAGAGATGAGAGGTTCCTTTGGTCTTTAGGTAAAAAAACTGCTACCACCTATGTTGAGTTACTTTCTAGGACCCAGAAACACATGAGTGCTGGGGAGCTTCTCCGCTCGATAGGTGGTCAAGAAGAAAAAACCACTCACCCG
Proteins encoded:
- the LOC120068056 gene encoding 5'-deoxynucleotidase hdd1-like, coding for MAVNSSTHLAPSPLPSLPRSSFAFVSRIFLRPVSTSAFPWRTLVSLRAQPPSTDGYGSQQPLGLDHSGTSFGSTGSPSPSSSSVIDFLTLCHRLKTTKRKGWINHGINGPESIADHMYRMALMSLIAGDLPGVNRERCIKIALVHDIAEAIVGDITPSDGVPKEEKSRRESAALHEMCQLLGGGMRAEEIKELWAEYENNSSLEANLVKDFDKVELILQAFEYEIEHGKVLDEFFHSTAGKFQTDVGKSWAAEVLSRRNSRLTNSHN